From Mytilus edulis chromosome 9, xbMytEdul2.2, whole genome shotgun sequence, the proteins below share one genomic window:
- the LOC139489948 gene encoding uncharacterized protein codes for MADESYCNPVFSIVCASSYDRVIQHAERLEARFQELISINPEVELLSEHYHKVTAQIEMDKLSAVISSPVSHHSRLNNHFNQQRQQLITYYTERLADIGNRKPCVDQNKDVSLNKDVNWKALNLMMEWYDKHKDHPYPTNHDIGHISILGNIAVNDIDTWFHFERIRRSIANK; via the coding sequence ATGGCCGACGAGTCATACTGCAATCCAGTATTCAGTATCGTGTGTGCTTCTTCTTATGACCGAGTAATTCAACATGCTGAACGTCTAGAAGCTCGCTTTCAAGAATTAATATCCATAAATCCTGAAGTGGAATTGTTATCGGAACATTACCACAAAGTGACGGCACAAATAGAAATGGACAAGTTATCTGCGGTAATAAGTTCTCCAGTGAGTCATCATAGCAGATTGAACAACCATTTCAACCAACAACGTCAGCAGCTGATAACGTACTACACAGAACGCCTTGCTGATATTGGAAACCGGAAACCATGTGTCGACCAAAACAAAGATGTCAGCCTAAACAAAGATGTCAACTGGAAAGCACTGAATCTAATGATGGAGTGGTATGACAAACACAAAGACCATCCGTATCCCACAAATCATGACATAGGACATATTTCAATTCTTGGTAACATTGCTGTTAACGACATAGACACTTGGTTTCATTTCGAAAGGATTCGTCGTTCTATTGCCAACAAGTGA
- the LOC139489949 gene encoding uncharacterized protein — MDSHTALNNRSKLVVDISNDSTEQPTMSDLPYNPVFGIICSSSYDRVTRSSERLEAYFDVLKSDYPEVEKLCEHYHKLTAQIEMDKLSAVISSPVVHHSRLNNHFNQQRQQLMTYFTERLADIENQKSKTDVINKDVNWTAVELMKDWFDKNEHRPFPKKKDIKQISMLGNITVKDIKTWFMFERIRRHSASME; from the coding sequence ATGGATTCACACACAGCTTTAAACAACCGTTCTAAACTTGTGGTTGATATTTCTAATGATTCCACGGAACAGCCAACGATGTCTGATTTGCCGTATAATCCCGTGTTTGGTATAATTTGTTCTTCTTCGTACGATCGAGTGACTAGGAGCTCTGAACGTCTAGAGGCTTACTTTGACGTATTAAAATCGGATTATCCCGAGGTAGAGAAACTATGTGAACATTACCATAAACTGACAGCTCAAATAGAAATGGACAAGTTATCTGCGGTTATAAGTTCTCCAGTGGTTCACCATAGCAGATTGAACAACCATTTCAACCAACAACGTCAGCAACTGATGACGTACTTCACAGAGCGCCTTGCTGATATCGAAAACCAAAAATCAAAGACTGACGTTATTAATAAAGATGTTAACTGGACAGCAGTAGAACTGATGAAAGACTGGTTTGACAAGAACGAACATCGTCCGTTTCCAAAGAAAAAGGACATTAAACAGATTTCAATGCTTGGTAATATCACTGTAAAGGACATCAAAACTTGGTTCATGTTTGAAAGAATTCGTCGTCATTCAGCATCAATGGAATGA